From the genome of Verrucomicrobiia bacterium:
AACCGTTTTCGGTTGCTCGTGAACGAAGTCGAGGTGGTCAAGCCGGAACAACCGATGCCGAAACTTCCTGTCGCGCAGGCCGTCTGGAAATGCAAACCGAACTTTGAAGACGCGTGTGCGTGCTGGATCCATGCGGGCGGAGCGCATCACACGGGTTTCAGCCAGGCGCTCACGCGGGAGCATCTCGAGGACTTCGCGGAGATGGCGGGATTGGAATTCCTCCTCATCGGCGAGAAGACGACGGTCTCAGACTTCAAAAAAGAGCTGCACTGGAACGAAGTGTTCTACGCGTTGAATCGAGGCTGGACGGTGTAAGCCATACTGGATCCGACCGCCACTCGGAACGACTCAGCAGCCGTTGCCCGGTTTAGTCGCGCATAATAACTCTATGTTTGCTGCCCTGATTTCGCTGAAGCGGCGTGCACGCCGCGCTCCATGCCTCGCCGCCGCAAGCCTGTTCCTCGCAGCGGCGTGTGCTTCGGCTGCGCCGGCAACAATCACGGTCAGCGTCGACAAACCGGGCCATGCGATCTCGCCGTTGTTGTGGGGAATCTTCTTCGAAGACATCAACCTCTCAGCCGATGGCGGGTTGTATCCGGAACTTGTGCGCAATCGTTCGTTCGAAGACGCGGATCATCCGGAAAACTGGAAAATCATTCCGCGGGGCGGGAGCAGCGCCGCCATCGACGACACGCGCCCGCTCAATCTCTTCAACCCGCACAGCCTTCGCGTAAAGACGGACGGCCTTTGCTCGCTGGAGAACGGCGGATATTGGGGAATGAATTTCGTGGCGGGCGACCGTTACGATTTCAAAGTCGCTGCACGCTCTGCAGACGGATTCCGCGGCACCATTCAGGTTCGGCTCTGCGACGCGTCGGGAAATGCAATCGCCTCCCGCGAGATCAGGGCGCTGTCGGCAGACTGGAAATATCACACCCTGTCGCTAACGCCTTCGAAGTCAGATCCAAAAGGTCACTTGCAGGTTGAAGTGGTTGGAACAGGAACGGTATTCCTCGACATGGTTTCGTTGCTGCCTGCCAAGACATGGAAGGATCACGGACTTCGCGTGGACCTTGCGGAATCCATCGACGCACTGCGGCCTGCGTTCCTGCGTTTTCCGGGCGGATGCTGGGTCGAGGGCGAAGTCATGTCGCGGGCGTATCAATGGAAGGACACTGTTGGAGCGATCGACCTGCGCAAACCGCTCTTCAACATCTGGGGTTATCACGCGACGCATGGTTTGGGGTACCACGAGTACCTGCAGCTTGCCGAGGATCTCGACGCGGAACCGCTCTTCTGCATCAACGCGGGAATGTCGCATCGCGAATCCGTCCCGATGGGACGCATGGATCGGTGGGTGCAGGACGCGCTCGATGCGATTGAATATGCGAACGGCCCGACCAATTCTGTGTGGGGTTCGCTTCGCGCGCGCAACGGCCATCCCAATCCGTTCAACCTGCGTTACCTGGAAATCGGCAACGAAAACGGAGGGCGCGATTACGCGGAGCGCTGGCCGCTGTTTGTTCATGCCATCCGCCAGAAACATCCTGAGGTCATTCTCATTGCGAACCATTGGGCCGGCGGTTTTCCCACCAACCCAATGCCTGAAATCGTCGACGAGCATTATAATGAATCGCCCGAAGCTTTCATGCGGCGCGCCACGCAATACGATTCCTACGATCGCAAAGGGCCGAAGGTATTTGTCGGCGAATACGCGGTGACGAAAAACGCGGGCAAAGGCCATCTGCGGGCAGCGCTGGGCGAGGCGGCTTTCATGACGGGAATGGAAAGGAATTCGGACGTGGTGGCGATGGCTGCCTACGCGCCGCTGTTCGTGAACTTGAATCATCGCGCATGGAACCCCGACCTCATCAATTTCGACAGCTCAGGCTGGTACGGCTTGCCCGGATATTACGTGCAACAAATGTTTGCTTTGAACCGCGGCGACGTCACGCTGCCAATCCAGGTGCAGAGCGATGAACTCGAACGGCCGGCGCCGCGCGGCGCGATTGGATTCGGAACATGGAACACGCAGGCGGAATTCAAAGATGTTCGGGTGGCCTCGCCGTCGGGCGACGTGTTATTCACGTCAGATTTCAGCAAGGGAACCAACGGCTGGAAATTCTTCGGCGATGGCGAATGGAAGATTGAGAGCGGCGCCCTGCGGCAATCCGCAGAGAAGCCGTTCGTCCGCGCGTTGTTTGGCGACAAGTCCTGGAAGGATTACACCATTGAGGCCAAGGCGCGAAAGTTGGGCGGACGCGAAGGGTTCCTCGTTCTTTTCCATATTCAGGATGATGAAGATCGCACGTGGTGGAATGTTGGCGGTTGGGAGAACACGCAGCATGCCGTTGAGTTGGACGCAACCACCAACCCGCGCCGCGGGAGCGTGACGGAAGGAACCTGGTACGATCTCAAGGTGGAGGTTGCGGGACCGCGTGTTCGCTGCTGGCTCAACGGCGATTTGATCCACGACGTGCGCCGCGCTGCGTTGCCGACGAAAGCCATTTACGCGAGCGCAACCCGGGATCGCAGGTCGGGCGATGTGATTGTCAAGGTCGTCAACACGGATGCGGGTCCGGTTGAAACCACAATCGATCTGCAAGGCGCGGGCGCCTTGACAGGGGCCGCGAAAGCGATCGTTCTGACGTCCGCGAGTCCAGCTGATGAGAACTCAATCCAGGAACCGCGCAAAGTTTCGCCCAAGAGCGAAGACGTGACGCTCGCGG
Proteins encoded in this window:
- a CDS encoding alpha-L-arabinofuranosidase C-terminal domain-containing protein is translated as MFAALISLKRRARRAPCLAAASLFLAAACASAAPATITVSVDKPGHAISPLLWGIFFEDINLSADGGLYPELVRNRSFEDADHPENWKIIPRGGSSAAIDDTRPLNLFNPHSLRVKTDGLCSLENGGYWGMNFVAGDRYDFKVAARSADGFRGTIQVRLCDASGNAIASREIRALSADWKYHTLSLTPSKSDPKGHLQVEVVGTGTVFLDMVSLLPAKTWKDHGLRVDLAESIDALRPAFLRFPGGCWVEGEVMSRAYQWKDTVGAIDLRKPLFNIWGYHATHGLGYHEYLQLAEDLDAEPLFCINAGMSHRESVPMGRMDRWVQDALDAIEYANGPTNSVWGSLRARNGHPNPFNLRYLEIGNENGGRDYAERWPLFVHAIRQKHPEVILIANHWAGGFPTNPMPEIVDEHYNESPEAFMRRATQYDSYDRKGPKVFVGEYAVTKNAGKGHLRAALGEAAFMTGMERNSDVVAMAAYAPLFVNLNHRAWNPDLINFDSSGWYGLPGYYVQQMFALNRGDVTLPIQVQSDELERPAPRGAIGFGTWNTQAEFKDVRVASPSGDVLFTSDFSKGTNGWKFFGDGEWKIESGALRQSAEKPFVRALFGDKSWKDYTIEAKARKLGGREGFLVLFHIQDDEDRTWWNVGGWENTQHAVELDATTNPRRGSVTEGTWYDLKVEVAGPRVRCWLNGDLIHDVRRAALPTKAIYASATRDRRSGDVIVKVVNTDAGPVETTIDLQGAGALTGAAKAIVLTSASPADENSIQEPRKVSPKSEDVTLAGAKFTRSFPGNSFTVLRIATQK